A portion of the Lolium rigidum isolate FL_2022 chromosome 1, APGP_CSIRO_Lrig_0.1, whole genome shotgun sequence genome contains these proteins:
- the LOC124683857 gene encoding 21 kDa protein-like, which yields MARSGAPPLLAALLLAFAAAAAASAAPAATDFIRKSCRATQYPSVCVQSLSAYGAAGNSPPRSPQELARAALTVSADRAKSASAYVGRLVGPGLRGSAGGPKKGSSPARDCLENMADSVGHLRDAAKELGGGLGRAGTPAFRWHLSNVQTWCSAALTDENTCLDGLSRGVDARTRAAIRSKVVDVAQVTSNALALVNKVGAGH from the coding sequence ATGGCTCGCTCCGGCGCTCCTCCCCTCCTCGCTGCGCTGCTCCTGGCCTTCGCCGCCGCAGCCGCGGCATCGGCCGCCCCGGCAGCCACCGACTTCATCCGCAAGTCTTGCCGCGCGACGCAGTACCCGTCGGTGTGCGTGCAGAGCCTGTCCGCGTACGGCGCCGCCGGCAACTCGCCGCCGCGGAGCCCGCAGGAGCTGGCGCGCGCGGCGCTGACCGTGAGCGCGGACCGCGCCAAGTCGGCGTCGGCGTACGTGGGGCGGCTGGTGGGCCCCGGACTCCGCGGCAGCGCCGGCGGGCCGAAGAAGGGCAGCAGCCCGGCGCGCGACTGCCTGGAGAACATGGCGGACAGCGTGGGCCACCTGCGCGACGCGGCGAAGGAGCTCGgcgggggcctgggccgcgccgggacGCCGGCGTTCCGGTGGCACCTGAGCAACGTGCAGACCTGGTGCAGCGCGGCGCTCACCGATGAGAACACCTGCCTCGACGGGCTCTCCCGTGGCGTGGACGCCCGCACGCGCGCCGCCATCCGGAGCAAGGTGGTCGACGTCGCGCAGGTCACCAGCAACGCCCTCGCCCTCGTCAATAAGGTCGGGGCCGGGCACTAG